Proteins found in one Camelus bactrianus isolate YW-2024 breed Bactrian camel chromosome 5, ASM4877302v1, whole genome shotgun sequence genomic segment:
- the INHBB gene encoding inhibin beta B chain: MDGLPGRALGAACLLLLAAGWLGPEAWGSPTPPPSPAAPPPPPPPGAPGGSQDTCTSCGSFRRPEELGRVDGDFLEAVKRHILNRLQMRGRPNITHAVPKAAMVTALRKLHAGKVREDGRVEIPHLDGHASPGADGQERVSEIISFAETDGLASSRVRLYFFISNEGNQNLFVVQASLWLYLKLLPYVLEKGSRRKVRVKVYFQEQGHGDRWNVVEKRVDLKRSGWHTFPLTEAIQALFERGERRLSLDVQCDGCQELAVVPVFVDPGEESHRPFVVVQARLGDSRHRIRKRGLECDGRTNLCCRQQFFIDFRLIGWNDWIIAPTGYYGNYCEGSCPAYLAGVPGSASSFHTAVVNQYRMRGLNPGTVNSCCIPTKLSTMSMLYFDDEYNIVKRDVPNMIVEECGCA; this comes from the exons ATGGACGGGCTGCCCGGTCGGGCGCTGGGGGCCGCCTGCCTTTTGCTGCTGGCGGCCGGCTGGCTGGGGCCCGAGGCCTGGGGCTCGCCCACGCCCCCACCGTCGCCCGCCGCACCGCCGCCACCCCCGCCACCCGGAGCCCCAGGCGGCTCGCAGGACACCTGCACGTCGTGCGGCAGCTTCCGGCGGCCGGAGGAGCTGGGCCGGGTGGACGGCGACTTCCTGGAGGCGGTGAAACGGCACATCTTGAACCGCCTGCAGATGCGGGGCCGGCCCAACATCACACACGCCGTGCCCAAGGCCGCCATGGTCACGGCCCTGCGCAAGCTGCACGCGGGCAAGGTGCGCGAGGACGGCCGGGTAGAGATCCCGCACCTCGACGGCCACGCCAGCCCGGGCGCTGACGGCCAGGAGCGCGTCTCCGAGATCATCAGCTTCGCTGAGACAG ATGGCCTCGCCTCCTCCAGGGTCCGCCTGTACTTCTTCATCTCCAATGAAGGCAACCAGAACCTGTTTGTGGTACAGGCCAGCCTGTGGCTTTACCTAAAGCTGCTGCCTTACGTCCTGGAGAAGGGCAGCCGGCGGAAGGTGCGGGTCAAGGTGTACTTCCAGGAGCAGGGCCATGGTGATCGGTGGAACGTGGTAGAGAAGCGGGTGGACCTCAAGCGCAGCGGCTGGCACACCTTCCCACTCACCGAGGCCATCCAGGCCTTGTTTGAGCGCGGCGAGCGGCGACTGAGCCTGGATGTGCAGTGCGATGGCTGCCAGGAGCTGGCCGTGGTGCCTGTGTTCGTGGACCCCGGCGAGGAGTCGCACCGGCCCTTTGTGGTCGTGCAAGCACGCCTGGGCGACAGCAGGCATCGCATTCGCAAGCGGGGCCTGGAGTGCGATGGCAGGACCAACCTCTGTTGCAGGCAACAGTTCTTCATCGACTTCCGCCTCATTGGCTGGAACGACTGGATCATCGCGCCCACCGGCTACTACGGGAACTACTGTGAGGGCAGCTGCCCAGCCTACCTGGCGGGGGTCCCTGGCTCCGCCTCCTCCTTCCACACGGCCGTGGTGAATCAGTACCGCATGCGGGGTCTGAATCCGGGCACGGTGAACTCCTGCTGCATCCCCACCAAGCTGAGCACCATGTCCATGCTCTACTTCGACGACGAGTACAACATCGTCAAGCGGGACGTGCCCAACATGATCGTGGAGGAGTGCGGCTGCGCCTGA